Within Sorangiineae bacterium MSr11367, the genomic segment ACTCGTGACCCGCGGCGGCGCAAACCCCACGTGCAGTCCACCGAACACGTGTGCCTGCCGCGATCCGTAAATCATCCCGATTCCCGGTACCACCGCCGTCGCCCGGCTATCGCCCTTCACATCGCGATCCGTGCCCTGGCGTGTCGTTCTCCGTGTAAATTCCGCATGCTCGACGCGAAGGCCCGGCGTCACCAAAAGATCCTCGCGAAAGGCCAGCCGATCCTGCACGTACGCCGACAGCGCGCCCGTGGAGTGAAACTCCTCGCTCATCAGCGCGCCGGCCTCCGACGTGGGAAAGTCTCCCGCGCGCTGCTGGTAGTGCGCTCGCTCGAACAACAGACGCGCGCCCACGTCGAACGTGTGCGCCACGGGCCCCGTCCGAACGCGGTGCTCGACCCGCGGCTCGACGCCGGCCACATCGTAACTCCGATCCAAAATGGTATTCGTCTGCTTGAAATAAATCGCACCGCCGGGCACGGCCACATCGCCCACGATATGGTCGTAGGCTACCCCCGCCTGCGGTGTGCGCGCATAATCCTGGCGCCGCCAGAGTCGCGACGTGGTGTACGCGTACAGCAGCGTTTTCAATTTCGTATCCTTGGAAAACCGCTGCTCGTGCGTCAGGGATACATCGTAACGACGTAGCCCGAGATGGTCATACGGGGCCAAGGTCGTGCGCCGTGGATCGATCTGGAACATCGCCCGGGTGAGCCCCACATCGTCCGAGTCGGCGCGGTCGTCGTGCAAACCGATTTTCAACGTGGCCTGTCCATTCGGCGACGTTTGAAATATCACTTTGCCGAAGACGTCTACCGATTTGAAGGCTTGGGCGCGCAACCCGTCTCCCTCTTTGTAGAAGCCCTGCACGATGTACCGGGTCGAACCGATGGAGTCGCCCCAGCTCAGCATGCCGCGGCGGTATCCAAAGCTGCCGCCCTCGGCGTCCACCATGGCGTGCGGCTTGTCGGGGGGCATCACCGTCAGAAAGTTGATGACACCGCCCACCGTCTGCGGACCAAAGAGAATGCTCCCGCTGCCCTTGACCACCTCCAGCCCGCGCATGCGCTCGATGGGCGGCGAATAATAGAGATCCGGCTCCGCATACGGATTGATGGCCACCGGAATCCCATCTTCGAGGATCAACACGCGCCGGCTGCGCCCGGGATCCAATCCGCGAAGGCCGATGTCGAGGCGCAGCCCCGCGCCATAATCCTGTCGCGCGGTCAGACCGGGAACACGTTGCAGCATCTCCGCCGCATCGTACGGCTGGG encodes:
- a CDS encoding TonB-dependent receptor, which gives rise to MRIAFFFGCALILGAPAAFAQTARAKNDDVPEVRVIGDKADSLQKIPGSGHLVTQTDLDRAQPYDAAEMLQRVPGLTARQDYGAGLRLDIGLRGLDPGRSRRVLILEDGIPVAINPYAEPDLYYSPPIERMRGLEVVKGSGSILFGPQTVGGVINFLTVMPPDKPHAMVDAEGGSFGYRRGMLSWGDSIGSTRYIVQGFYKEGDGLRAQAFKSVDVFGKVIFQTSPNGQATLKIGLHDDRADSDDVGLTRAMFQIDPRRTTLAPYDHLGLRRYDVSLTHEQRFSKDTKLKTLLYAYTTSRLWRRQDYARTPQAGVAYDHIVGDVAVPGGAIYFKQTNTILDRSYDVAGVEPRVEHRVRTGPVAHTFDVGARLLFERAHYQQRAGDFPTSEAGALMSEEFHSTGALSAYVQDRLAFREDLLVTPGLRVEHAEFTRRTTRQGTDRDVKGDSRATAVVPGIGMIYGSRQAHVFGGLHVGFAPPRVTSSISPKGEDLQLDSERSINYEAGARFVDKIRNRFEITGFLSNFQNQLISSSEGGVTELINGGTTRHLGVEAVGSLAMGKMMKLPVELDWGARYTLARATFVGGAYDGNALPYAPLHTFSTNLDVGYAGVMAEAAYNYVDAMYTDPANTVPEDITGRTGRIPGAHRVDFAVRYKHAPTGLSVRFLVKNAFDDVHILARRPEGIFAGGFRQFILGVRWDYDGTRHTDE